In Diorhabda sublineata isolate icDioSubl1.1 chromosome 2, icDioSubl1.1, whole genome shotgun sequence, the sequence ATATACAGAAAGGAAGAGAATTAGTCATGGAAACacaaattaaacaacaaaatgaagatattgTCGCATTAAAAATCCTTGTTAAACAGCTTTTAAATCAAACTCATATTTCAGATAAAGAGAATAATAAGACTactgataaaataaaagatattgaaACTAATGATGAAATAGTGGGATTGCCTCTATTTTTACCTCAAACAATACCAAAATTTATACcgaaagtagaaaataaaaaacacctGAGAATCAACAATACTGCTCAAGAGAGAAGTAAAGAAAGTAATGTCGAAAATaccgaaaaattgaaaaaagattttaagAAAGTTGAATTTACAACTAAGGATAGACCGATTGTaaacaaagtaaataataaaactgaagaaAAGGAACCAATAGAACCAAGATCTAGTTCTGCCgaaaaagaaattgtaaaatttcttgATGAAGTTATAGAACCTCATAATTCAAACctagaagataaaattaaagaGCTTGAAGTCAATTtgagtgaagaaaataaagaaaaatcacTCAAACAGCAACTCTCTATTTTACGAAGGttgatgaaaaaagaaagagaCGAACCCTCATCTAAATCTCTATTCGAGGACGACAGTGGTGAAGACGAAGATatccaatttttgaaaaggttgCAAATTGCAATGAGAGCTTTAGGTAAAGAAAGGTGAGGAAAACTGGCTTAACAATtggtttaatatttatttataattcaaatatttaagttTCTGATAGTATATttaccgtttttttttctgattacaGTAGTAAACCTGAACGAAAGCTAGATGTTGGCATTGAAACAAGACTACAACAATTACAAACTGAAATAGAAAATCTAAAACCAAAAGAGGAGGTTACGATtccaattcaaaaaaatattccacaaaATAAGGGTCTATTAGATGAGCTAAAGGAAGATAAGCAGCCTTCACGTCTATCGGCTGATCAACTCAGGCAGCTAAGGAGCAAAATAGACGAACTACTACAAAAGGAGAAAAGTGATAACGATCACATTATTCCATCAAGCAATCCTGGAATAAACTTCTCACCTCAAATGTACCCCAATTTAGGTAAATATTCAGAATTATTCCTCAGATTATTTCTAACAAATCCAAAGTTTGTCCTTTTTTCCACTTCGTTGTTTATTAGTTATGAGGTTCACCACGAATCCTTTTAAAGGgcaaaacaattaaaatggaTGCATTTTGATCAATGGAATGCAAACATCAAGAGATAACGGCTACTGCTATTCACTGGCTATTCACTGATcttcgccggtaagaaattcagctcaaattaAGAAACAgctgctgaaactgaagcctattttgaggcaaaagacaaaccCTTAAATAAACACGGCATCGAAAAATTAGAGAAACGTTGGAGTGATaatattgctcttgaaggatattacattgaataataaattcgatttttggcaaaaaatgggtttttcttatttagtcacacgacttatcaACTGTGAAGTAGTGTAGTGTCAAAACTAGGATaatcgcaatttatttttattaaaaatatgtttcatagGTATAATATCGGAGAAGAACTGAGAAAAACTTTCTCGGCTTTTCGAATAGACCTGTACAGAATATTTGCAAACTATTTTCTACAACCATATTTCTATAATAGCcccaaaaataataaaaatttcgccTATTGTCCTTGgactttttatatataacatGTAAAATGACAATGATTTTTTACAGATTCGAAAAGAGACTGGTTACCTTATCCGTTATGGAATAGAGGACAGCAATTTCTAAATACGATGGGTCCACCTTTTTTCGATTACAGATACCAGTCAAATAATCCATATTATCCATACTCGGAATTTCCACAACCACCTCTTGATGGGTTTAAACCAATGGGAATCGAACCAATACCCGCGGAGACTCCAAAATTAATAGAACCATCCGTCGCAGATTTTAGAAACCAGTTTTTTCCAGTCCCCCAGACATTTCCTGCGAGAGATATTAGAGAATTTGGTTATTATCCGGAAGGTACGATTTTAAAATTCTATGTATAATGATTAATACTAAACgaattattacatttaaaaaaagaaatggtatcaatcattttttttttgtattcattctATTTCATGAGATTTATTGAATTGATCGGACTATTATACGATCTCCAGATAATTGAAagactttttttcatttcagaaCCTGCAGGATATGGCCTACCACCACCTGGACACTATCAGACAGAAGTtaattataatgatttgaaaaaaagtatgaGTATCAACGATTTGAAATCAGAAATACTCAATTTAGAGAGTCTTTTGTCTACCATGAATACGCCCAATTACAACGAAAAATATGGTGATAAAGTAGAACTGGAACAATTACAACAACAAGTAAAAGGTTTAAAAGGCAAGTTTTATTTATCAgattataatgaatttaaaatgatatattatcAAATGTTCTCTAATTCCTTTGATTTATCTGCTCATTCAAACTCCATATTTTTCCACCTTTCATTGCAATACTTATTGGTTCAGTTCAGTCATTCTATTTCCATACTTTATCGGTCCATGTTACCATTTAAACTCCATGATAACTTCGGGTCGCCTACCTATGTTGCCAGACCGTTTTCGTTCCGGGGGGCCGCCGACCTTTTTGGCTCAGTCTTTCTACCtgtattttattgttgatacattaaataacaattttttttgttcataagtCTTCTACCTATATTCAAGTGTTTCGAAATTTTAGACTTATCACAAAAATTAACGTGCAAAAAAGATGCCAATTATTTCATATCACAAATTCGCTGCATTGCACCAAAAACCCAATAAGTGATACCTTTTAAGACATCTAATTTGAAGAGTtaagttttgtataaattttttttgatacatccccacaaaaaaaatatattggcaTCAAATAAATACATCATGCCATCCAACGAACTGGAAACATTGCTAAAACTATATTATAATCGTAGGATCTTGACAGGACATTATTTTGGGGcagttctaaatatttatttccatttaagTTGCCCAACACGCCTTCATTTATTCATTAAGGAATTTCTTCCATTTCGCCGTATGATAACGTTATTCAAAAGGTTaaggaatattaaaaaactgtcttctgattattattattattatattaaactCTCATAGATTTCCTTTCAAAAACAACGTGCAGTTAgataacacaaaaaaaactaaatgtgATTATCTTCTTTATACAGTTATTATCAACTCCATAACTGATGATATAACACCGAATCAGATGTATCCTCAACATTCGCCAACTAATAAGAATTATCGTTCTACAAGATCTATCGATTCCACGACACAAAAAGTATCATCGAATACGCAAGTCGACGATAGCGTCACTTCGAAATTGAGGCAGTATTTTCTGGAAGAAGATAAGAAAGCAAGATCAGCTCATTATAATGAACTCAAAGATAGATTGAGCAAAATCAAATATCAGTTAGGTGAGCCAATtcaatttgttattaataaactataaaaatatttatttttgtagaagaaaCAGCTTCCAAAAGTCCTAAACGGATAGAATATTGGCCGTTTGAAAAGTATCAAGACACATTGAAATATCCCACATTTATT encodes:
- the LOC130440478 gene encoding myosin heavy chain, cardiac muscle isoform-like isoform X3, which encodes MSLHIKYKVFIHMAWCSYKMFFFIAIIFLTHILRITASSDSESDLLKYKTDLDQIGNDVENFLYDISKDILKKADKFVGIDYGSGYEDDVEDESEKEKSKNKINKEKIEVFTTPATVNVIEDYTEAENEREKRSILEDYPSGNVLTVAETPDCIDKTESFDDQSLNEIKQELRKLTELTILLKDQQKILSELNKEGNNDLSDEYNPRDLIHLLKTLENDRKSIKPKAEKQKTFDKLKMEIQKAISALNETNDERNIQKGRELVMETQIKQQNEDIVALKILVKQLLNQTHISDKENNKTTDKIKDIETNDEIVGLPLFLPQTIPKFIPKVENKKHLRINNTAQERSKESNVENTEKLKKDFKKVEFTTKDRPIVNKVNNKTEEKEPIEPRSSSAEKEIVKFLDEVIEPHNSNLEDKIKELEVNLSEENKEKSLKQQLSILRRLMKKERDEPSSKSLFEDDSGEDEDIQFLKRLQIAMRALGKESSKPERKLDVGIETRLQQLQTEIENLKPKEEVTIPIQKNIPQNKGLLDELKEDKQPSRLSADQLRQLRSKIDELLQKEKSDNDHIIPSSNPGINFSPQMYPNLDSKRDWLPYPLWNRGQQFLNTMGPPFFDYRYQSNNPYYPYSEFPQPPLDGFKPMGIEPIPAETPKLIEPSVADFRNQFFPVPQTFPARDIREFGYYPEEPAGYGLPPPGHYQTEVNYNDLKKSMSINDLKSEILNLESLLSTMNTPNYNEKYGDKVELEQLQQQVKGLKVIINSITDDITPNQMYPQHSPTNKNYRSTRSIDSTTQKVSSNTQVDDSVTSKLRQYFLEEDKKARSAHYNELKDRLSKIKYQRNSFQKS
- the LOC130440478 gene encoding uncharacterized protein LOC130440478 isoform X1 produces the protein MSLHIKYKVFIHMAWCSYKMFFFIAIIFLTHILRITASSDSESDLLKYKTDLDQIGNDVENFLYDISKDILKKADKFVGIDYGSGYEDDVEDESEKEKSKNKINKEKIEVFTTPATVNVIEDYTEAENEREKRSILEDYPSGNVLTVAETPDCIDKTESFDDQSLNEIKQELRKLTELTILLKDQQKILSELNKEGNNDLSDEYNPRDLIHLLKTLENDRKSIKPKAEKQKTFDKLKMEIQKAISALNETNDERNIQKGRELVMETQIKQQNEDIVALKILVKQLLNQTHISDKENNKTTDKIKDIETNDEIVGLPLFLPQTIPKFIPKVENKKHLRINNTAQERSKESNVENTEKLKKDFKKVEFTTKDRPIVNKVNNKTEEKEPIEPRSSSAEKEIVKFLDEVIEPHNSNLEDKIKELEVNLSEENKEKSLKQQLSILRRLMKKERDEPSSKSLFEDDSGEDEDIQFLKRLQIAMRALGKESSKPERKLDVGIETRLQQLQTEIENLKPKEEVTIPIQKNIPQNKGLLDELKEDKQPSRLSADQLRQLRSKIDELLQKEKSDNDHIIPSSNPGINFSPQMYPNLDSKRDWLPYPLWNRGQQFLNTMGPPFFDYRYQSNNPYYPYSEFPQPPLDGFKPMGIEPIPAETPKLIEPSVADFRNQFFPVPQTFPARDIREFGYYPEEPAGYGLPPPGHYQTEVNYNDLKKSMSINDLKSEILNLESLLSTMNTPNYNEKYGDKVELEQLQQQVKGLKVIINSITDDITPNQMYPQHSPTNKNYRSTRSIDSTTQKVSSNTQVDDSVTSKLRQYFLEEDKKARSAHYNELKDRLSKIKYQLEETASKSPKRIEYWPFEKYQDTLKYPTFINEETRTVPFHTSDLENFEKEDIITNIIVKIVGKIVAAIPQILGKLFGVGIHSLFANADKSHGNDYGYTYDNNYSVSNDNYNLQSVFSKLGIFGYIPIVLLNIINAVTTFCKLIRKNQFFTNFIVPTLVLLLVAGGVVFLIWWLQPDVDSNNAKQIDSIDKYATSSTNYLYDNYERYSGNNNHRKYYNSYSYYRTPWHETYLRNVDGRNTNLLNGAYYRSYFDDGSKRV
- the LOC130440478 gene encoding uncharacterized protein LOC130440478 isoform X2, with product MSLHIKYKVFIHMAWCSYKMFFFIAIIFLTHILRITASSDSESDLLKYKTDLDQIGNDVENFLYDISKDILKKADKFVGIDYGSGYEDDVEDESEKEKSKNKINKEKIEVFTTPATVNVIEDYTEAENEREKRSILEDYPSGNVLTVAETPDCIDKTESFDDQSLNEIKQELRKLTELTILLKDQQKILSELNKEGNNDLSDEYNPRDLIHLLKTLENDRKSIKPKAEKQKTFDKLKMEIQKAISALNETNDERNIQKGRELVMETQIKQQNEDIVALKILVKQLLNQTHISDKENNKTTDKIKDIETNDEIVGLPLFLPQTIPKFIPKVENKKHLRINNTAQERSKESNVENTEKLKKDFKKVEFTTKDRPIVNKVNNKTEEKEPIEPRSSSAEKEIVKFLDEVIEPHNSNLEDKIKELEVNLSEENKEKSLKQQLSILRRLMKKERDEPSSKSLFEDDSGEDEDIQFLKRLQIAMRALGKESKPERKLDVGIETRLQQLQTEIENLKPKEEVTIPIQKNIPQNKGLLDELKEDKQPSRLSADQLRQLRSKIDELLQKEKSDNDHIIPSSNPGINFSPQMYPNLDSKRDWLPYPLWNRGQQFLNTMGPPFFDYRYQSNNPYYPYSEFPQPPLDGFKPMGIEPIPAETPKLIEPSVADFRNQFFPVPQTFPARDIREFGYYPEEPAGYGLPPPGHYQTEVNYNDLKKSMSINDLKSEILNLESLLSTMNTPNYNEKYGDKVELEQLQQQVKGLKVIINSITDDITPNQMYPQHSPTNKNYRSTRSIDSTTQKVSSNTQVDDSVTSKLRQYFLEEDKKARSAHYNELKDRLSKIKYQLEETASKSPKRIEYWPFEKYQDTLKYPTFINEETRTVPFHTSDLENFEKEDIITNIIVKIVGKIVAAIPQILGKLFGVGIHSLFANADKSHGNDYGYTYDNNYSVSNDNYNLQSVFSKLGIFGYIPIVLLNIINAVTTFCKLIRKNQFFTNFIVPTLVLLLVAGGVVFLIWWLQPDVDSNNAKQIDSIDKYATSSTNYLYDNYERYSGNNNHRKYYNSYSYYRTPWHETYLRNVDGRNTNLLNGAYYRSYFDDGSKRV
- the LOC130440478 gene encoding myosin heavy chain, cardiac muscle isoform-like isoform X4, whose product is MSLHIKYKVFIHMAWCSYKMFFFIAIIFLTHILRITASSDSESDLLKYKTDLDQIGNDVENFLYDISKDILKKADKFVGIDYGSGYEDDVEDESEKEKSKNKINKEKIEVFTTPATVNVIEDYTEAENEREKRSILEDYPSGNVLTVAETPDCIDKTESFDDQSLNEIKQELRKLTELTILLKDQQKILSELNKEGNNDLSDEYNPRDLIHLLKTLENDRKSIKPKAEKQKTFDKLKMEIQKAISALNETNDERNIQKGRELVMETQIKQQNEDIVALKILVKQLLNQTHISDKENNKTTDKIKDIETNDEIVGLPLFLPQTIPKFIPKVENKKHLRINNTAQERSKESNVENTEKLKKDFKKVEFTTKDRPIVNKVNNKTEEKEPIEPRSSSAEKEIVKFLDEVIEPHNSNLEDKIKELEVNLSEENKEKSLKQQLSILRRLMKKERDEPSSKSLFEDDSGEDEDIQFLKRLQIAMRALGKESKPERKLDVGIETRLQQLQTEIENLKPKEEVTIPIQKNIPQNKGLLDELKEDKQPSRLSADQLRQLRSKIDELLQKEKSDNDHIIPSSNPGINFSPQMYPNLDSKRDWLPYPLWNRGQQFLNTMGPPFFDYRYQSNNPYYPYSEFPQPPLDGFKPMGIEPIPAETPKLIEPSVADFRNQFFPVPQTFPARDIREFGYYPEEPAGYGLPPPGHYQTEVNYNDLKKSMSINDLKSEILNLESLLSTMNTPNYNEKYGDKVELEQLQQQVKGLKVIINSITDDITPNQMYPQHSPTNKNYRSTRSIDSTTQKVSSNTQVDDSVTSKLRQYFLEEDKKARSAHYNELKDRLSKIKYQRNSFQKS